One Helicobacter cetorum MIT 00-7128 DNA window includes the following coding sequences:
- the alr gene encoding alanine racemase, which produces MLQRASFVEVNVSALRHNFNLAKTSIPKNTHIMAIVKANAYGAGAIKTAQVFLEEGAHYLGVATLDEALELRSHFSETPILILGYSPNSNASILVENDLSATIFDYSQAELFSQIALKANKRLKVHLKIDTGMHRLGLEPNFRSIEVIEKICTLKGLEVEGIFTHLSNADSNIKIHAKKQMQAFNAFLEQLLDKKMEFKYYHAYNSAGILSLCNETKNNFLNLYRPGIMLYGFYPSNEVQKVCQSQGIFLQNVISLKAKIVQIKRVKKGEFIGYGENFYTQEETLIGILALGYADGLVRNLGNRIQVVVNNQLAPLVGKICMDQCFINLNGIQAKEGDEVILFGDKSTKASDAHDIAMLLETISYEIISTLSKRLERVYIEQTKNTTQNSCNKKIFL; this is translated from the coding sequence ATAGTAAAAGCCAATGCTTATGGAGCTGGAGCAATTAAAACAGCTCAAGTTTTTTTAGAAGAAGGGGCGCATTATTTAGGCGTGGCTACTTTAGATGAAGCTTTAGAATTACGCTCGCATTTTTCTGAAACCCCTATTTTAATTCTAGGCTATAGCCCTAATTCTAACGCTTCTATTCTGGTTGAAAACGATTTAAGTGCAACCATTTTTGACTACTCTCAAGCAGAGCTTTTTTCCCAAATAGCACTTAAGGCCAACAAGCGCCTAAAAGTGCATCTTAAAATTGATACCGGAATGCATCGCTTAGGCTTAGAACCCAATTTTAGGAGTATAGAAGTAATAGAAAAAATATGCACCCTAAAAGGCTTAGAAGTTGAGGGGATTTTTACGCATTTAAGTAATGCTGACTCCAACATTAAAATCCATGCCAAAAAACAAATGCAAGCCTTTAACGCCTTTTTGGAGCAACTTTTAGATAAAAAGATGGAGTTTAAATACTATCATGCCTATAATTCAGCGGGCATTCTTTCTTTATGCAATGAAACCAAAAACAACTTTTTAAACCTCTATCGCCCCGGTATTATGCTCTATGGCTTTTATCCCTCTAATGAAGTGCAAAAGGTTTGTCAATCTCAAGGAATTTTTTTGCAAAATGTTATAAGCCTAAAGGCTAAAATCGTGCAGATTAAAAGGGTTAAAAAAGGCGAATTTATAGGCTATGGCGAGAACTTTTATACTCAAGAAGAAACTTTAATAGGTATTCTAGCGCTAGGTTATGCAGATGGCTTAGTGCGCAATTTGGGAAATCGCATTCAAGTGGTTGTAAATAACCAGTTAGCCCCCCTTGTTGGTAAGATATGCATGGACCAATGTTTCATCAATCTTAATGGCATTCAAGCCAAAGAGGGCGATGAAGTTATTTTATTTGGAGATAAAAGTACTAAGGCTAGTGATGCACACGACATAGCCATGCTTTTAGAGACGATTTCTTATGAAATCATTAGCACTTTATCCAAACGCTTGGAGCGTGTGTATATAGAACAGACCAAAAATACCACTCAAAATAGTTGCAATAAAAAAATCTTTTTATAA
- a CDS encoding Eco57I restriction-modification methylase domain-containing protein, with translation MRTTFYDFSQLSKEQSKIYDDFLLKLSSNSSPLNQQGSEEDLAYIFENELNALLRELDFISSSYENFRHENKNAHGRTDFQYGNTIIEYKKYNRLKNEKEISIALEQVQNYLKDKRFNGFKMFGFLFDGASIYTYIKESNNEITYKEEYSGVVNAKNLDFLIKSLFNSGLISISPTNFKKDFGIIDAFNNKLLDNDEVRDLAKIFLNTLQDENKLNARTLLLFKEWEKLFRLAESDNGKHQDIKDRREIFSLIFDTLITQSNEYKAFFALHSTLSIIIKLLLVRFINDKVALTYHYIDLDNLYKTSSLLEVKNFFENMELGGIFKKIGIINLTDNDFFAWYIKEEFNTPLKNALQKLLFKVCAYENIELLENQAMLDLFKELYLNFIPKVVRHSFGEYYTPYYLAERTLMCAIEDRDNLRDKSFIDPNCWSGTFLCAFINYKHKILEQKIDFKAMTQGIVGVDINPIAVLMARANMLIYDLKHCIFDLNTKYEIPIYLADSLYIPKTIMIDNVECLDYKLYTVGLQQAFDTNFIEITLPKELVLKPNFLEIINEVEKAIIKLDKQKALEILEVKNADIKNSIALKERVLQSIDNLIEFEKKQLNSIWLKIFSNYFKVAIYDKFDFIVGNPAWVQWSVLPETYRENVKENISTCGLFSSDKNVGGNNLNICALIANKSIERWLKDDGAFCFLMPKSILFNKSFEGFRNLKINTNEQIYLNEIIDFSKGGKIFEGVGLDFCAFKITKKPLKDKDIVPLLEYVRLPNQSFNANSEWDKVKKSFKCNENYAVALKTELNNNFLVTKNLDRAKDLKDKLGVCEYAFRKGVNVNYLMGLKFIEISKDNPNCGVFYPYAKVNNRLKVDRTKQITLELDFIKPFITAPMLKATGLEWVNSYAIFPYLNGAKKPLEKEKLKALAPFVYKYLDDIDDFLNKGSNFNSRVQNFKENYGVLHIGSYVYANHFVCIRDNTKLAPNYISTIKTHWDTEITPLFDNHISYISERPIKQETRNKKQETRNKKQETRNKKQEYCPILELEALYILEKLLDKDNQEIILNSQ, from the coding sequence TTGAGAACTACATTTTATGATTTTTCACAATTAAGCAAAGAGCAATCAAAAATCTATGATGATTTTTTACTCAAACTAAGCTCCAATTCTTCGCCCTTAAACCAGCAAGGAAGCGAAGAAGACTTAGCCTATATTTTTGAAAATGAGTTGAATGCCCTTTTAAGAGAGTTGGATTTTATTAGCTCAAGCTACGAGAATTTTAGACATGAAAATAAAAATGCACATGGTCGCACCGATTTTCAATATGGCAATACTATTATTGAATATAAGAAATATAATCGCTTAAAAAATGAAAAAGAAATTAGTATTGCCTTAGAACAAGTTCAAAATTACCTAAAAGACAAACGGTTTAATGGCTTTAAAATGTTTGGCTTTCTTTTTGATGGGGCTAGTATCTATACTTATATTAAAGAAAGCAACAATGAGATTACTTATAAAGAAGAATATAGTGGGGTTGTCAATGCTAAAAATTTAGATTTTCTCATTAAAAGTCTTTTTAATAGTGGCTTAATTAGCATTAGCCCTACAAATTTTAAAAAAGATTTTGGGATAATTGACGCTTTTAATAACAAGCTTTTAGACAACGATGAAGTAAGAGATTTAGCTAAGATTTTTTTAAATACTTTACAAGATGAAAATAAGCTCAACGCTAGAACTTTGCTTTTATTTAAAGAGTGGGAAAAGTTATTTAGATTAGCAGAAAGTGATAATGGAAAGCACCAAGATATAAAGGATAGGCGAGAAATTTTTTCTTTAATCTTTGATACTCTAATCACTCAAAGTAATGAGTATAAAGCCTTTTTTGCCTTGCATTCTACGCTAAGCATTATCATTAAACTTCTTTTAGTGCGTTTTATCAATGACAAAGTTGCTCTAACGTATCATTATATTGATTTGGATAATCTCTACAAAACAAGCAGTCTATTAGAAGTTAAAAACTTTTTTGAAAATATGGAGTTAGGGGGAATTTTTAAAAAAATCGGCATTATCAATTTAACCGATAATGATTTTTTTGCATGGTATATCAAAGAAGAATTTAACACCCCTTTAAAAAACGCCTTACAAAAATTACTCTTTAAAGTTTGTGCTTATGAGAATATAGAATTATTAGAAAATCAAGCTATGCTAGATTTATTTAAAGAGCTTTATCTTAACTTCATTCCTAAAGTAGTTAGGCATAGTTTTGGGGAGTATTATACGCCTTATTATTTAGCTGAACGCACTCTAATGTGCGCTATTGAAGATAGAGATAATTTAAGAGATAAAAGCTTTATTGACCCCAATTGTTGGAGTGGGACTTTCTTATGTGCTTTTATCAATTATAAACATAAAATTTTAGAACAAAAAATAGATTTTAAGGCTATGACACAAGGCATTGTAGGGGTTGATATTAACCCTATAGCAGTTTTAATGGCTAGAGCTAACATGCTGATTTATGACTTAAAGCATTGCATATTTGACTTAAACACCAAGTATGAAATCCCTATTTATTTAGCTGATAGCCTGTATATTCCTAAGACCATAATGATTGATAATGTAGAATGCTTAGACTATAAGCTTTACACAGTAGGCTTACAGCAAGCTTTTGATACAAATTTTATAGAAATTACCTTACCTAAAGAACTTGTTTTAAAGCCTAATTTTTTAGAAATTATTAATGAAGTAGAAAAAGCGATTATTAAATTAGACAAGCAAAAGGCTTTAGAGATTTTAGAAGTAAAGAATGCCGATATTAAAAATAGTATTGCCTTGAAAGAAAGAGTTTTACAAAGCATTGATAATTTAATAGAATTTGAAAAAAAGCAACTTAACTCTATATGGCTTAAGATTTTTTCTAATTATTTTAAAGTCGCTATATATGACAAATTTGATTTTATCGTAGGTAATCCTGCATGGGTTCAATGGAGCGTGCTACCTGAAACCTATAGAGAAAATGTTAAAGAAAATATAAGCACTTGTGGGCTTTTCTCTAGCGATAAAAATGTGGGGGGAAATAATCTTAATATCTGTGCTTTAATTGCTAATAAAAGCATAGAAAGATGGCTTAAAGATGATGGAGCCTTTTGTTTTTTAATGCCTAAGTCTATTTTATTTAACAAATCTTTTGAGGGCTTTAGAAATTTAAAAATCAACACTAATGAACAAATTTACCTTAATGAGATTATAGATTTTAGCAAAGGGGGTAAGATATTTGAGGGCGTAGGGCTAGATTTTTGTGCGTTTAAAATCACTAAAAAGCCTTTAAAAGATAAAGATATAGTCCCACTATTAGAATATGTTCGTTTGCCTAATCAAAGTTTTAATGCTAATTCAGAATGGGATAAAGTCAAAAAAAGTTTTAAATGCAATGAAAATTACGCTGTAGCGTTAAAAACAGAACTCAACAATAATTTCTTAGTTACTAAGAATTTAGATAGAGCTAAAGACTTAAAAGACAAGTTAGGCGTGTGTGAATATGCTTTTAGAAAGGGCGTGAATGTCAATTATCTTATGGGTTTAAAATTTATAGAGATTTCTAAAGATAACCCAAATTGTGGGGTGTTTTACCCTTATGCTAAAGTCAATAATCGTTTAAAGGTAGATAGAACCAAACAAATCACTTTAGAACTAGACTTTATCAAACCCTTTATTACAGCCCCCATGCTTAAAGCTACAGGATTAGAATGGGTTAATTCTTATGCTATTTTTCCTTATCTTAATGGGGCTAAAAAACCATTAGAAAAAGAAAAACTTAAGGCTCTAGCCCCTTTTGTCTATAAATATTTAGATGACATAGATGATTTTCTTAATAAGGGGAGTAACTTTAATTCAAGGGTGCAAAATTTTAAAGAAAATTATGGGGTTTTACACATAGGCTCTTATGTGTATGCTAATCATTTTGTATGTATTAGAGACAATACCAAACTTGCTCCAAATTATATTAGCACAATAAAAACGCATTGGGACACAGAAATAACGCCCTTATTTGATAACCATATCAGTTACATTAGCGAACGCCCTATAAAACAAGAAACAAGAAACAAGAAACAAGAAACAAGAAACAAGAAACAAGAAACAAGAAACAAGAAACAAGAATATTGTCCTATACTAGAACTTGAAGCTCTTTATATATTAGAAAAACTTTTAGATAAAGATAACCAAGAAATTATCCTAAATAGCCAATAA